The following are encoded in a window of Sulfitobacter sp. S190 genomic DNA:
- the dprA gene encoding DNA-processing protein DprA — MTDRDYTPSSTHPPLPPPSEDEQFARLRLLRSRRVGVATYNRLMAEHGTAQNALAALPQVARAAGVSSYEACPEGVIRAELQAARAAGARLVERGDALYPALLAEREDAPPFMWVVGDTDILTRPMISLVGARNASSLGLRMARTLAQDLSKAGYVVVSGLARGIDAAAHAAALPHGTLAVQAGGVDILYPAENAALARDIGQNGLRVSEQPMGLNPIARHFPARNRIIAGLSQATLVVEAAAKSGSLITARDAVDQGRDVLAVPGHPFDARASGCNMLIRDGATLIRNASDVIDMLTPVDGNAPKLPLPPTPQTRSAPKKRGSALREAAKLHKTILSRLGPSPIAEDQLIRDLRAAPASVTPVLIDLELDGQITRSAGGLLSRSV, encoded by the coding sequence ATGACTGACAGGGACTACACTCCTTCTTCCACTCACCCCCCACTCCCACCCCCCTCGGAAGACGAACAGTTTGCCCGTCTTCGTCTGTTGCGCTCGCGCCGGGTCGGCGTTGCAACCTACAACAGGTTGATGGCCGAACACGGCACTGCGCAGAACGCGCTGGCCGCGCTGCCACAGGTGGCGCGCGCTGCGGGCGTTTCATCCTACGAAGCATGCCCCGAAGGTGTCATCCGCGCCGAATTGCAGGCGGCCCGCGCCGCCGGTGCGCGACTGGTGGAACGCGGGGATGCCCTATATCCCGCCCTGCTGGCCGAGCGTGAGGACGCACCACCCTTCATGTGGGTCGTGGGCGATACCGACATCCTGACACGTCCGATGATTTCTCTGGTCGGCGCGCGCAATGCGTCGTCTTTGGGGCTGCGCATGGCCCGCACGCTGGCGCAGGATCTGTCAAAGGCAGGCTATGTGGTGGTGTCTGGCCTCGCGCGGGGCATTGACGCCGCAGCGCACGCGGCCGCCCTGCCCCACGGCACGCTGGCCGTTCAGGCGGGCGGTGTCGATATCCTATATCCCGCAGAAAACGCCGCCCTTGCCCGCGACATCGGGCAGAACGGTCTGCGAGTGAGCGAACAGCCCATGGGTCTCAATCCGATCGCGCGGCATTTTCCGGCCCGCAACCGCATCATTGCAGGGCTGTCGCAGGCGACGCTTGTCGTCGAGGCGGCGGCCAAATCCGGCAGCCTTATCACCGCCCGTGACGCTGTCGATCAGGGCCGCGATGTGTTGGCGGTGCCGGGCCATCCGTTCGACGCGCGCGCATCGGGCTGCAACATGCTCATCCGCGATGGCGCCACGCTTATCCGAAATGCATCAGACGTCATCGATATGCTGACCCCTGTGGACGGCAACGCCCCCAAGCTGCCCTTGCCGCCGACACCCCAGACGCGCTCCGCCCCCAAGAAGCGCGGCAGCGCCCTGCGGGAGGCGGCAAAACTGCACAAAACCATTCTGTCGCGGCTGGGGCCCTCTCCCATCGCCGAGGATCAGCTGATCCGCGATCTGCGCGCGGCACCGGCAAGTGTCACGCCGGTGCTGATCGATCTGGAACTCGACGGGCAAATTACCCGCAGCGCGGGTGGTCTGCTGTCGCGCTCTGTCTGA
- the tldD gene encoding metalloprotease TldD — MAEAPFSPFDTLLDRDTALRTLRDAVAGADDGELFFERRRSEGLMFDDGRLKTASYDAAEGFGLRAVRGEVAGYAHSTEISEAALRRASETARLAVGDGGGTWADAPEGTNKKLYTDADPIAGAAFPVKVDTLREIDDFCRGLDPRVVQVSASIAASLQEIEILRPEGMSVRDVRPMTRVNVSVIVEQDGRRESGSAGGGGRIGLDGLLARDDWQAKAREALRIAIVNLSAEPAPAGVMDVVLGPGWPGILLHEAIGHGLEGDFNRKGSSAFAGLMGQQIAARGVTVLDDGTIPDRRGSISVDDEGTPSAKNVLIEDGKLVGYMQDRQNARLMGVETTGNGRRQSFAHIPMPRMTNTYMLGGDTAPGDIVADLKDGIYAVGFGGGQVDITNGKFVFSCTEAYRVQNGVVGAPVKGATLIGDGATALRQIRAIGNDPALDPGMGNCGKQGQWVPVGVGQPTLMIGGLTVGGSAA; from the coding sequence ATGGCCGAGGCCCCTTTTTCGCCTTTCGACACGCTGCTCGACCGCGATACGGCCCTGCGCACTTTGCGCGATGCGGTCGCCGGTGCCGACGACGGAGAGCTGTTTTTCGAGCGCCGACGCTCGGAAGGGCTGATGTTTGACGACGGACGGCTCAAGACCGCAAGCTACGATGCCGCCGAGGGCTTTGGGCTGCGCGCCGTGCGCGGCGAAGTCGCGGGCTATGCCCATTCCACCGAGATTTCCGAGGCGGCCCTGCGCCGCGCCAGCGAAACGGCGCGGCTGGCCGTGGGCGACGGGGGCGGCACATGGGCCGATGCGCCCGAAGGCACCAACAAGAAGCTCTATACGGATGCAGACCCGATTGCCGGTGCCGCGTTCCCCGTCAAGGTCGACACCCTGCGCGAGATCGACGACTTCTGCCGCGGTCTGGATCCGCGTGTCGTACAGGTCAGCGCCTCTATCGCGGCCTCTTTGCAGGAGATCGAAATACTGCGGCCCGAAGGCATGTCGGTCAGGGACGTCCGGCCCATGACGCGGGTCAACGTCTCCGTGATCGTCGAGCAGGACGGGCGCCGCGAGAGCGGCAGCGCGGGTGGCGGCGGACGCATCGGTCTTGACGGTCTGCTGGCCCGCGACGACTGGCAGGCCAAGGCCCGCGAGGCACTGAGGATCGCGATCGTGAACCTGTCGGCCGAACCCGCGCCTGCCGGTGTGATGGACGTTGTGCTCGGCCCCGGCTGGCCCGGTATCCTGCTGCACGAGGCGATCGGTCACGGATTGGAAGGCGATTTCAACCGCAAGGGATCGAGCGCCTTTGCCGGTCTGATGGGGCAACAGATTGCCGCGCGCGGGGTCACCGTGCTCGACGATGGCACCATCCCCGACAGACGTGGGTCCATTTCCGTGGATGACGAAGGCACTCCATCGGCGAAAAACGTCCTGATCGAGGACGGCAAGCTGGTGGGCTACATGCAGGACCGCCAGAATGCGCGCCTGATGGGGGTCGAAACCACCGGAAACGGGCGCCGGCAGAGCTTTGCGCATATACCGATGCCGCGGATGACCAACACCTACATGCTGGGCGGCGACACGGCGCCCGGCGACATCGTCGCAGACCTCAAGGACGGCATATATGCCGTGGGCTTCGGCGGCGGTCAGGTGGACATTACCAACGGCAAGTTTGTCTTCAGCTGCACCGAAGCCTACCGCGTGCAAAATGGCGTCGTCGGCGCGCCGGTGAAGGGGGCGACCCTGATCGGTGACGGTGCGACCGCGCTCAGGCAGATACGCGCGATCGGCAATGATCCCGCACTTGACCCCGGCATGGGCAATTGCGGCAAGCAGGGCCAGTGGGTTCCTGTTGGTGTGGGACAGCCGACGCTCATGATCGGCGGTCTGACGGTGGGGGGATCGGCCGCGTGA
- the coxB gene encoding cytochrome c oxidase subunit II: MKKLTALSGLFAGFTSLPALAQNVDPQGLEVIGRPTNGEMGFQPGVTELATDLQWLDGMILVIITLITLFVTALLVWVTIRYNRKRNPNPATFTHHTPVEIAWTIVPILILVGIGAWSLPILFRQQEIPQADVTVKTIGNQWYWSYEYVDEGFGFDSYMIGAPATGGNNIKTPEVIAQLEEAGYSEDEWLLATDTAMVVPVDATVVVQVTGSDVIHSWTIPAFGVKQDAVPGRLAELWFKADKEGVYFGQCSELCGQAHAYMPITVKVVSQEEYEAWLSRAKEEYAGIPQPLRIASAD, encoded by the coding sequence ATGAAAAAGCTTACCGCACTTTCCGGCCTCTTCGCCGGTTTCACCAGCCTGCCAGCCTTGGCACAAAACGTGGATCCTCAAGGTCTTGAGGTCATTGGCCGGCCGACGAACGGTGAGATGGGCTTTCAGCCCGGCGTGACCGAACTGGCGACCGATCTGCAATGGCTCGATGGCATGATTCTCGTGATCATCACGCTGATCACATTGTTCGTGACCGCGCTGCTGGTGTGGGTGACCATCCGCTACAACCGCAAGCGCAACCCCAACCCCGCGACTTTCACACACCACACACCTGTGGAAATCGCGTGGACCATCGTGCCGATCCTGATCCTTGTCGGCATTGGGGCATGGTCGCTGCCGATCCTGTTCCGCCAGCAGGAAATTCCGCAGGCGGACGTGACGGTCAAGACGATCGGCAACCAGTGGTACTGGTCCTACGAATACGTTGACGAAGGGTTCGGCTTTGACAGCTACATGATCGGCGCGCCAGCGACCGGCGGCAACAACATCAAAACGCCAGAAGTGATCGCGCAACTCGAAGAGGCCGGCTATTCCGAGGACGAATGGCTGCTCGCAACCGACACCGCGATGGTTGTTCCCGTCGATGCGACCGTTGTGGTGCAGGTGACCGGCTCCGACGTGATCCACTCCTGGACCATCCCCGCCTTTGGCGTGAAGCAGGACGCCGTCCCGGGTCGTCTGGCCGAGCTTTGGTTCAAGGCCGATAAGGAAGGCGTCTATTTCGGGCAGTGCTCGGAGCTCTGCGGTCAGGCCCACGCCTATATGCCGATCACGGTCAAGGTCGTCTCTCAGGAAGAATACGAGGCATGGCTGAGCCGCGCGAAAGAGGAATACGCCGGTATTCCGCAGCCTTTGCGCATCGCTTCGGCTGACTGA
- the cyoE gene encoding heme o synthase produces MTDMTDTHTYEGEAQLGDYYALLKPRVMQLVVFTALVGMLAAPVSVNPVVGFASILFLAIGAGASGALNMWWDADIDAVMKRTAQRPIPAGKVTPEAALALGCALSGMAVMMLSLSANLLAGAMLAFTIFFYVVPYSMWLKRSTPQNIVIGGAAGAFPPVIGWLIATGSFALEPWLMFALIFMWTPPHFWALALFMRNDYDDANVPMLTVTHGRRSTRNHILGYTVALVVLAVGTAFTAIGGWIYLATALVLNALFLKGAWDIQHRNEDDSEADNFAVERKFFRLSLWYLFLHFGAILAEATLKPFGLGGW; encoded by the coding sequence ATGACAGATATGACCGATACACACACTTACGAAGGCGAGGCACAGTTGGGCGACTATTATGCCCTGCTCAAGCCCCGTGTGATGCAGCTTGTGGTTTTCACAGCGCTTGTGGGGATGCTGGCCGCGCCTGTGTCGGTCAACCCTGTCGTGGGCTTTGCATCGATCCTGTTTCTGGCCATCGGGGCAGGGGCATCCGGTGCGCTGAACATGTGGTGGGATGCGGACATTGACGCGGTGATGAAGCGGACCGCGCAGCGCCCGATTCCCGCGGGCAAGGTCACGCCCGAAGCCGCACTGGCACTTGGCTGTGCCCTGTCTGGCATGGCGGTGATGATGCTGTCGCTGTCGGCAAACCTGCTGGCCGGTGCAATGCTGGCCTTCACGATCTTTTTCTACGTCGTGCCCTATTCGATGTGGCTCAAACGCTCCACGCCGCAGAACATCGTGATCGGTGGCGCGGCGGGTGCGTTCCCCCCGGTGATCGGCTGGCTGATCGCAACCGGCAGCTTCGCGCTGGAGCCATGGTTGATGTTTGCCCTGATCTTCATGTGGACACCGCCGCATTTCTGGGCGCTGGCCCTGTTCATGCGCAACGATTACGACGATGCAAACGTGCCGATGCTGACTGTCACCCACGGGCGCCGCAGCACGCGAAACCATATTCTGGGCTACACTGTGGCGTTGGTCGTTCTGGCGGTGGGCACGGCGTTCACTGCGATCGGGGGCTGGATCTATCTGGCGACGGCGCTCGTGCTGAACGCGCTGTTCCTCAAGGGTGCCTGGGACATCCAGCACCGCAACGAGGACGACAGCGAAGCGGACAATTTTGCGGTTGAGCGCAAGTTCTTCCGCCTGTCGCTTTGGTACCTGTTCCTGCACTTTGGTGCGATTCTTGCCGAAGCGACGCTGAAACCATTCGGATTGGGAGGCTGGTAA
- a CDS encoding cytochrome C oxidase assembly protein produces the protein MAIKAEHEIHNRRRGLNVGVGLMLAGFVGLIMVLTFVKITSSDFQIPASQANGVGQQVQSEEGN, from the coding sequence ATGGCGATCAAAGCTGAACATGAAATTCACAACCGTCGGCGCGGACTGAACGTTGGCGTGGGCCTGATGCTGGCCGGATTTGTCGGGCTCATCATGGTGCTCACCTTCGTCAAAATCACGTCGAGTGACTTTCAGATCCCCGCGAGCCAGGCCAACGGCGTCGGTCAACAGGTGCAATCGGAGGAGGGCAACTGA
- a CDS encoding cytochrome c oxidase assembly protein: MALSGPQKTVFQTVGVVVLMGGLAWASVPFYDWFCRVTGFGGVTGVSDVAPDDVLDQTVTVRFDGSLNNNMAWEFKPVVREMEVRIGETGLAFYEAYNPTDKPIAGQASYNVTPYQAGAFFEKIACFCFEEQVLAPGERVEMPVSFFVDPEMVDDREGQYIHTITLSYTFYEIDLPEGYAALDAEQSTDLN, encoded by the coding sequence ATGGCACTCTCCGGTCCTCAGAAAACAGTGTTCCAGACCGTCGGTGTCGTTGTGCTGATGGGCGGGCTGGCGTGGGCATCGGTGCCGTTCTACGACTGGTTCTGCCGGGTCACCGGATTTGGCGGCGTGACGGGTGTTTCGGACGTGGCCCCCGACGACGTGCTGGACCAGACTGTCACCGTGCGCTTTGACGGCTCTCTTAACAACAATATGGCGTGGGAATTCAAACCCGTGGTGCGCGAGATGGAAGTGCGGATCGGTGAAACCGGTCTGGCCTTCTACGAAGCCTACAACCCCACCGACAAACCCATCGCGGGTCAGGCATCCTACAATGTGACGCCCTATCAGGCCGGTGCATTTTTCGAAAAGATCGCCTGCTTTTGCTTTGAAGAACAGGTGCTGGCACCCGGCGAGCGTGTCGAGATGCCCGTCAGCTTCTTTGTCGACCCCGAAATGGTCGACGATCGTGAGGGTCAGTATATACATACCATCACGCTATCCTATACATTCTACGAAATTGACCTGCCCGAGGGGTACGCCGCTCTTGACGCAGAACAATCAACTGACCTGAACTAA
- a CDS encoding cytochrome c oxidase subunit 3, translated as MAHAKNHDYHILNPSIWPLLSALFAFVMLAGGVLWMHGITPFVFLAGLVGTLYTMFAWWSEVVEESKIGDHTPVVRIGLRYGFILFIMSEVMFFAAWFWSFFKHALYPMEDYVGTEYVAPFIYPVDAFHLPLINTLILLLSGCAVTWAHHALVHGNNRADLKNGLLIAVVLGVLFTCLQAYEYEHLLHEGWEFGVDEFYSNFFMATGFHGFHVIIGTLFLLVCWFRARAGHFSPERHVGFEAAAWYWHFVDVVWLFLFFAVYVWGIPG; from the coding sequence ATGGCCCATGCAAAGAACCACGACTATCATATTCTCAACCCCTCAATCTGGCCCCTGCTGAGCGCGCTCTTCGCCTTTGTCATGCTGGCCGGTGGCGTGCTTTGGATGCATGGCATCACGCCGTTCGTGTTCCTCGCGGGCCTCGTCGGCACGCTGTACACCATGTTTGCGTGGTGGTCCGAAGTCGTCGAGGAATCGAAGATCGGCGACCATACACCCGTGGTCCGCATCGGCCTGCGCTATGGCTTCATCCTGTTCATCATGTCCGAAGTGATGTTCTTTGCCGCCTGGTTCTGGAGCTTCTTCAAACACGCGCTCTACCCGATGGAAGACTACGTGGGCACCGAATACGTCGCGCCGTTTATCTACCCCGTCGATGCCTTCCACCTGCCGCTGATCAACACGCTGATCCTGCTGTTGTCGGGCTGTGCCGTGACATGGGCGCACCACGCGCTGGTGCATGGCAACAACCGCGCCGATCTTAAGAACGGTTTGTTGATCGCCGTCGTTCTGGGTGTGCTGTTCACCTGCCTGCAGGCCTATGAGTACGAGCATCTGCTGCACGAAGGCTGGGAATTCGGTGTCGATGAATTCTACTCCAACTTCTTCATGGCGACCGGCTTCCACGGCTTCCACGTCATCATCGGGACACTGTTCTTGCTGGTGTGCTGGTTCCGCGCGCGTGCGGGCCACTTCTCGCCCGAACGCCACGTGGGCTTTGAAGCGGCGGCATGGTACTGGCACTTCGTTGACGTTGTCTGGCTGTTCCTTTTCTTCGCCGTCTATGTCTGGGGTATCCCGGGCTGA
- a CDS encoding SURF1 family protein: MRGTLYLLIVGLGGLAILLWLGFWQVQRLDEKLGIIADIDARIAAEPGPLPANPGAEADSYLPVSVTGSFGEGYLRVLVSQKDIGAGYRIISPFTTDEGRTIMVDRGFVPVAREDIPAPAEDVTLSGNLQWPREIDSFTPEPDLTDNTWFARDVPAMAAALTTEPILLVARDTSFSDLPVVPLPVDTSAIPNDHLQYAITWFSLAAIWAAMTVAFILRLRRTPKT; this comes from the coding sequence ATGCGCGGCACTCTTTATCTCTTGATCGTTGGGCTGGGTGGTTTGGCCATTCTGTTATGGCTGGGCTTCTGGCAGGTGCAGCGGCTGGACGAAAAGCTGGGCATCATCGCGGACATCGATGCCCGGATCGCCGCCGAACCGGGGCCATTGCCCGCCAACCCGGGCGCGGAGGCGGACAGCTATCTGCCGGTCAGCGTCACGGGAAGCTTTGGCGAAGGGTACCTGCGGGTGCTTGTCAGCCAGAAAGACATCGGCGCCGGATACCGGATCATATCACCCTTCACGACTGATGAGGGGCGCACGATCATGGTGGACCGCGGGTTCGTGCCCGTCGCCCGCGAGGATATTCCGGCCCCTGCCGAAGACGTCACGCTGAGCGGCAATCTGCAGTGGCCCCGCGAGATCGACAGCTTCACACCCGAACCCGACCTGACCGACAACACGTGGTTCGCGCGTGATGTACCTGCCATGGCCGCGGCGCTGACGACCGAACCGATCCTGCTGGTCGCGCGTGACACATCGTTTTCGGATTTACCGGTGGTGCCATTGCCCGTTGACACAAGCGCCATTCCGAACGACCACCTGCAATACGCAATCACGTGGTTTTCGCTGGCCGCCATCTGGGCCGCGATGACCGTTGCCTTCATCCTGCGCCTGCGGCGCACCCCCAAGACCTGA
- the thrC gene encoding threonine synthase, with product MRYISTRGSAPSLSFEEAMLTGLARDGGLYVPETIPTLDADQIAAMAGQSYEDVAFTVMRPFIGDTFTDTEFRDLIAKAYAGFGHDARAPLVQLAPNHFLLELFHGPTLAFKDFAMQLIGQMFQLALGRKGERVTIVGATSGDTGSAAIEAFRGLDNVDVVILYPHGRVSDVQRRQMTTPTESNVHALALDGDFDDCQARLKDMFNDFEFRDGVRLAGVNSINWGRVLAQVVYYFSSAVSLGAPQRPVSFTVPTGNFGDIFAGYIAKRMGLPVDQLVVATNQNDILHRCLSGQGYHKDGVTPSISPSMDIQVSSNFERALFDAYDREGGAVAQLMDELAAGGFDVSQGAMQSLSDIYGSGRASEQETSDTITRTLAHTGELLCPHSAVGVKVANEHRSDATPMITLATAHPAKFPDAVEAATGQRPPLPDRMADLFDRDERLTQVPNDLEALKTHIKGLIAK from the coding sequence ATGCGCTATATCTCCACCCGTGGCTCCGCCCCGTCGCTCAGTTTTGAAGAGGCGATGCTCACGGGGTTGGCCCGTGACGGTGGGCTTTATGTGCCCGAAACGATCCCGACGCTCGATGCCGACCAGATCGCCGCGATGGCGGGCCAAAGCTACGAGGACGTCGCCTTTACGGTGATGCGGCCCTTTATCGGCGACACGTTCACCGACACGGAATTCCGCGACCTGATCGCCAAGGCCTACGCGGGCTTCGGCCATGACGCGCGCGCGCCACTGGTGCAACTGGCGCCCAACCACTTCCTGCTCGAGCTGTTTCACGGCCCCACGCTGGCGTTCAAGGATTTCGCCATGCAGCTCATCGGCCAGATGTTCCAGCTTGCACTTGGGCGCAAAGGCGAGCGGGTGACCATCGTGGGGGCGACGTCCGGCGATACCGGATCTGCCGCGATCGAGGCGTTTCGGGGGCTCGACAACGTCGATGTGGTGATCCTCTATCCGCACGGGCGGGTCAGTGATGTGCAGCGCCGGCAGATGACCACACCGACCGAATCCAACGTCCACGCGCTGGCACTCGACGGGGATTTCGACGACTGTCAGGCGCGCCTCAAAGACATGTTCAACGATTTCGAATTCCGCGATGGGGTACGCCTCGCCGGGGTCAATTCGATCAACTGGGGCCGGGTGCTGGCGCAGGTCGTGTATTATTTCTCTTCCGCAGTCAGCCTTGGTGCTCCGCAGCGACCGGTCAGCTTTACCGTGCCGACCGGCAACTTCGGCGACATCTTTGCCGGCTACATCGCCAAACGGATGGGCCTGCCTGTCGATCAGCTGGTGGTGGCGACCAACCAGAACGACATCCTGCACCGCTGCCTGTCGGGGCAGGGGTACCATAAGGATGGCGTGACACCCTCTATCAGCCCCTCGATGGATATTCAGGTCAGCTCCAACTTCGAGCGCGCCCTGTTTGATGCCTACGACCGCGAAGGCGGAGCCGTGGCGCAGCTGATGGACGAGCTTGCGGCGGGCGGATTTGACGTCAGTCAGGGCGCCATGCAGTCGCTCTCCGATATTTACGGGTCGGGCCGCGCGTCCGAACAGGAAACCAGCGACACCATCACCCGCACGCTGGCCCACACCGGCGAGCTTTTGTGCCCCCATTCGGCCGTGGGCGTCAAAGTCGCCAATGAGCACCGCAGCGATGCGACGCCGATGATCACACTGGCCACCGCCCATCCCGCAAAATTCCCTGACGCGGTCGAGGCAGCCACCGGCCAGCGCCCGCCGTTGCCCGACCGTATGGCCGATCTGTTCGACCGCGACGAACGGCTAACACAGGTGCCCAACGACCTTGAGGCGCTCAAAACCCATATCAAAGGACTGATCGCCAAGTGA
- a CDS encoding pitrilysin family protein: protein MSLQTHRLSNGFRIVTEHMPGLASASIGVWVSAGGRHETPDQNGIAHFLEHMAFKGTKKRTALQIAEAIEDVGGYINAYTSREVTAYYVRVLENDVPLGLDVIADILRNPVMDDAEIEVERGVILQEIGQALDTPDDVIFDWLQAQAYPDQPMGRTILGPSDAVSRFSRADLTGFVDQHYGPEQMILSAAGAVDHDAIVKLAEELFGDMPPKTSSVILPGVFSGGEHRQAKDLEQAHFALGFESPGYRADDIYVAQIYASALGGGMSSRLFQEVRENRGLCYTIFAQAGAYADTGMMTVYAGTSGEQLPELAQITIDEMKRAATDMSPAEVARARAQMKAGLLMGLESPSNRAERLARLIQIWDRIPPLEETIAQIDAVTTGDVRDFAQRMAADAPMAMALYGPVDAAPTLDALRDRRAA, encoded by the coding sequence GTGAGCTTGCAAACCCATCGCCTGAGCAACGGCTTTCGCATCGTCACCGAACACATGCCGGGGCTCGCTTCGGCGTCGATCGGGGTGTGGGTGTCGGCGGGTGGCCGCCATGAAACGCCCGACCAGAACGGCATCGCGCATTTTCTCGAGCATATGGCCTTCAAGGGCACGAAGAAACGCACCGCCTTGCAAATCGCCGAGGCGATCGAGGACGTGGGCGGCTATATCAATGCCTATACCTCCCGCGAGGTGACGGCCTATTATGTCCGCGTGCTCGAAAACGATGTGCCGCTGGGTCTGGACGTGATTGCGGATATTCTGCGCAATCCTGTGATGGACGATGCCGAGATCGAGGTCGAGCGCGGCGTAATCTTGCAGGAAATCGGTCAGGCGCTCGACACGCCCGATGATGTGATCTTTGACTGGCTTCAGGCGCAGGCCTATCCGGATCAGCCGATGGGCCGCACGATCCTTGGCCCCTCCGACGCGGTGTCCCGGTTCAGCCGTGCCGATCTGACGGGCTTTGTCGATCAACACTACGGCCCCGAACAGATGATCCTGTCAGCGGCAGGGGCGGTGGACCATGACGCGATCGTCAAGCTGGCCGAAGAGCTATTCGGCGACATGCCACCCAAGACAAGCAGCGTGATCCTGCCCGGCGTGTTTTCGGGGGGCGAGCACAGGCAGGCCAAAGATCTTGAGCAGGCGCATTTCGCCCTTGGCTTTGAATCGCCGGGTTACCGCGCCGACGATATCTATGTCGCGCAAATATACGCCTCGGCTCTCGGTGGCGGCATGTCGAGCCGCCTTTTTCAGGAAGTGCGCGAAAACCGCGGCCTGTGCTACACCATATTTGCGCAGGCAGGTGCCTATGCCGACACTGGCATGATGACCGTCTATGCCGGGACATCGGGTGAGCAATTGCCCGAACTTGCGCAGATCACGATTGACGAGATGAAACGCGCGGCCACGGATATGTCGCCCGCCGAAGTCGCCCGCGCGCGCGCCCAGATGAAGGCGGGCCTGCTGATGGGGCTGGAAAGCCCGTCGAACCGCGCAGAGCGTCTGGCGCGGTTGATCCAGATCTGGGACCGCATTCCGCCGCTCGAGGAAACGATTGCACAAATCGACGCCGTGACCACGGGCGATGTGCGTGATTTCGCCCAGCGTATGGCCGCCGATGCGCCGATGGCCATGGCGCTTTACGGACCGGTCGATGCGGCGCCCACACTCGACGCATTGCGCGACCGGCGCGCGGCCTGA
- a CDS encoding GNAT family N-acetyltransferase gives MLLARRKLRLETERMTLRPPIHSDFRAWSALRENSAAFLTPWEPAWSRDHLSRKAFSNRVYWANRSINAGTAMPLFLIRRDDEALMGAITLDNIRRGPALAGTLGYWTGEHFARRGYMREAIQTVVHYAFTHLDLSRIEAACLPENKPSRGLLEKTGFKYEGVAQSYLQIDGRWRTHVLYACLRGDRRGKTGPQ, from the coding sequence ATGCTACTGGCGCGGCGCAAATTGCGGCTGGAGACGGAGCGCATGACCCTGCGCCCGCCGATCCATTCCGATTTCCGCGCCTGGTCCGCCCTGCGGGAGAATTCGGCCGCGTTCCTGACCCCGTGGGAGCCCGCATGGTCACGCGACCACCTGTCGCGCAAGGCGTTTTCGAACCGTGTCTATTGGGCCAACCGATCGATCAACGCGGGCACCGCGATGCCCCTGTTCCTGATCCGGCGCGACGACGAGGCGTTGATGGGCGCGATCACCCTCGACAATATCCGCCGCGGTCCCGCGCTTGCGGGGACATTGGGCTACTGGACGGGCGAACATTTCGCCCGCCGCGGCTACATGCGCGAGGCCATCCAGACGGTGGTGCATTACGCCTTCACCCATCTCGACCTCAGCCGCATCGAAGCGGCCTGTCTGCCGGAAAACAAACCGTCACGCGGGCTGCTCGAAAAGACGGGGTTCAAATACGAAGGTGTTGCGCAAAGCTACCTGCAGATTGACGGCCGTTGGCGGACCCACGTGCTCTACGCCTGTCTGAGGGGCGACAGGCGGGGCAAGACGGGCCCGCAATAG